The segment CGTGGTGAGCGGTGGAATTGTGCGCGTCATCTCCCGGCGCGGGAGCTGCGAGGCGCTCGCTTTTGTGACGGCGACGGTGCAACGTGGGCACGTGTTTCTTCCCATGCACTTCGCCCCCGCGAACCGGTTGACGTTTCCCTCCTTCGATCCGCACTCGCGGCAACCCAGCTACAAGGCCGCGGCGGTGCGCATCGAGCCGCGGCCATGCTGAGGATCGAGCATATCTTCATCGCGGACGGGCACAGCTATTTCGGCCGGCACGGGCAGCCGGCCGCGGTGTTTCCGATCGTCGAAAGGAGCGAGGCCGAATGCGTGGCTGGTCGCGGACTGCGCGGCGACCGTTTTTTTGGTTACAAGGACGACTACAAGGGCCAGGTCACGCTGTTTGCCGCGGAGGTGTTCGAACAGCTGTGTGAGGAACTGAAACTGACCGCGGCGCAGCCGGCGGCGCTGCGTCGAAATCTGGTCGTGCGCGGAGGTGACTTGAACGCGCTGATCGGCGAGGAGTTCGAGCTGCAGGGCGTCCGGCTGGTCGGAGCAGAGGAATGCCGGCCGTGTTACTGGATGGACCAGGCGCTCGCGCCGGGAGCGGAGGCGTGGCTGAAGGGCCGGGGCGGATTGCGCTGTCGCGTGCTCACGAGCGGGTGGCTCCGGCGGGAGGCATGAGCGCGAACGCGTCGGCGCTTGCGGGCGCGGTGCTGGCCGGGGGCGAGTCACGGCGGATGGGCCGCGACAAGGCGAGGCTGCGGCTGCGCGGCGAAACGTTGGCGCAGCGGCAGGTGCGGGTGTTGCGCGAAGCGGGGGCGGAGCCGGTGGTGATCGTTCGCCGAGCGGAGCAACGGATGAGCGTGCGCGCGGTGGAGCAGGTTTGCGATGAATTCGTC is part of the Opitutus terrae PB90-1 genome and harbors:
- a CDS encoding MOSC domain-containing protein, with translation MLRIEHIFIADGHSYFGRHGQPAAVFPIVERSEAECVAGRGLRGDRFFGYKDDYKGQVTLFAAEVFEQLCEELKLTAAQPAALRRNLVVRGGDLNALIGEEFELQGVRLVGAEECRPCYWMDQALAPGAEAWLKGRGGLRCRVLTSGWLRREA